Proteins encoded in a region of the Oncorhynchus clarkii lewisi isolate Uvic-CL-2024 chromosome 18, UVic_Ocla_1.0, whole genome shotgun sequence genome:
- the LOC139372438 gene encoding POU domain, class 4, transcription factor 1 produces MMSMNSKQPHFAMHPSLPEHKYTTLHSSSEAIRRACLQAPQLQSNIFASLDETLLARAEALAAVDIAVSQGKTHPFKPDATYHTMNSVPCSSNTTVPLAHHHHHHHHHHHPNMEPPDLMDHINSPSLALMSSHDGSGGGGGGGGGGLISTSAHPHPHSHMHGLSHLSHQAAMNMNSPLTHHGLLPGHHGGGQGGPGLNNNGLSSINDSDTDPRELEAFAERFKQRRIKLGVTQADVGNALVNLKIPGVGSLSQSTICRFESLTLSHNNMIALKPILQAWLEEAEGAQREKLNKPDIYSGGEKKRKRTSIAAPEKRSLEAYFAVQPRPSSEKIAAIAEKLDLKKNVVRVWFCNQRQKQKRLKFSACH; encoded by the exons ATGATGTCAATGAATAGCAAACAGCCACACTTCGCCATGCATCCGAGCTTACCTGAGCACAAATACACCACTCTGCATTCCAGCTCGGAAGCAATAAGGAGAGCCTGTCTGCAAGCTCCACAG CTGCAGAGTAACATATTCGCAAGCCTGGATGAGACCCTCCTGGCCCGCGCCGAAGCTCTGGCTGCCGTGGACATCGCAGTGTCCCAGGGCAAGACGCACCCTTTCAAACCGGACGCCACCTACCACACCATGAACAGCGTGCCATGCTCTTCCAATACCACGGTGCCACtggcccaccaccaccaccatcaccaccaccaccaccaccccaacaTGGAACCCCCGGACCTCATGGACCACATTAACTCCCCGTCCTTAGCTCTCATGTCCAGCCACGACGGCTCCGGGGGCgggggtggaggaggtggtggcggGCTGATCTCCACCTCtgctcaccctcaccctcactcACACATGCATGGCTTGAGCCACCTCTCGCACCAGGCCGCTATGAACATGAATTCCCCTCTCACCCACCACGGCCTTTTACCTGGACACCATGGAGGGGGCCAGGGCGGGCCAGGACTCAATAACAACGGCCTTTCCTCTATCAATGACTCGGACACTGATCCCAGGGAACTAGAGGCATTCGCCGAGCGCTTCAAGCAGCGGCGGATCAAGCTGGGGGTGACCCAGGCGGACGTTGGCAATGCGCTGGTTAACCTGAAGATACCCGGCGTGGGATCGCTAAGCCAAAGCACCATTTGTCGGTTCGAATCGTTGACTCTGTCCCATAACAACATGATAGCGCTTAAACCCATCCTTCAGGCGTGGCTCGAGGAGGCCGAGGGCGCGCAGAGAGAGAAACTCAACAAACCTGACATTTATAGCGGAGGGGAAAAGAAACGGAAGAGAACGTCGATAGCGGCACCAGAAAAGAGATCTTTGGAGGCTTACTTCGCCGTACAACCTCGCCCGTCGTCCGAGAAGATAGCAGCTATCGCTGAAAAGTTGGACCTGAAAAAGAACGTGGTTCGAGTTTGGTTTTGCAACCAAAGACAAAAACAGAAACGGTTAAAATTCTCCGCTTGCCACtga